One Microbacterium sp. No. 7 genomic window carries:
- a CDS encoding DMT family transporter, translated as MGMVFLAIAIVAEVAATTSLKLTTGENPAWWAWIVVVIGYIVAFASLQRCLDAGFPLGIAYAIWCGVGVTVVALLSFWLFREGLTAWQIAGIALVVVGIGCLELGRAPEPAAASSATVVAETPREESS; from the coding sequence ATGGGCATGGTATTCCTGGCCATCGCGATCGTCGCCGAAGTGGCGGCGACGACGAGCCTCAAGCTCACCACGGGCGAGAACCCCGCATGGTGGGCGTGGATCGTCGTCGTGATCGGATACATCGTCGCGTTCGCGTCGCTGCAACGCTGTCTCGACGCCGGATTCCCGCTCGGCATCGCCTACGCGATCTGGTGCGGCGTCGGCGTGACGGTCGTCGCGCTGCTGAGCTTCTGGCTCTTCCGCGAGGGCCTGACGGCGTGGCAGATCGCCGGGATCGCGCTCGTCGTCGTCGGGATCGGATGCCTCGAGCTCGGTCGTGCGCCCGAACCGGCCGCCGCAAGCTCTGCGACCGTCGTCGCAGAGACCCCGAGGGAGGAGAGCTCATGA
- a CDS encoding acyclic terpene utilization AtuA family protein, whose protein sequence is MMTTSPIRRPVRIANVSGFYGDRVQAAAEMLEGGEIDVLTGDYLAELTMYILHKSRQRDPDAGYAATFLTQMEQILGTCLDRRIRVVANAGGLNPRGLATRLEQLAARLGLSARIAWTDGDDVLGSLAQLQRDGHELRHLDTGRRLAELDAEPVTANAYLGAWPIARGLEEGADVIVTGRVTDASVVVGPAAWWHGWGEEDWDRLAGAVVAGHLIECSTQVTGGNFSFLADLREHRMPGYPIAEIEADGSSVITKNPGTGGLVSVDTVCAQLLYEIGGPAYGGPDVTTWFDAVTLLEEAPDRVRVSGTRGTPPAGEAKVAVNYQGGYRNTMTLGLTAPDIEQKAALAETLLWERLGGRDSFDGADVRLLSSRPDADVQADATAHLTVTVKDRDPKKVGRRFSNAVLELILGGYAGAYATTPPSSESAFGVYWPTLIPAAAVTPTLHLDDGSEKVFPLHPGDPARAAVSPVPAPEPPRWHGGGETIERPLGVIAGTRSGDKGGNANVGVWTRTDAEYAWLHGFLTAERFQQLLPETKTFEVRRYELPNLRALNFVVVGLLGDGVASSTRPDAQAKGLGEFLRSRPVPVPRELLEEEG, encoded by the coding sequence ATGATGACCACCTCACCGATCAGGCGCCCCGTGCGGATCGCCAACGTCTCCGGCTTCTACGGCGACCGCGTGCAGGCCGCCGCGGAGATGCTCGAGGGCGGCGAGATCGACGTGCTCACGGGCGACTACCTTGCCGAGCTGACGATGTACATCCTGCACAAGAGTCGGCAGCGCGATCCCGACGCCGGCTACGCCGCGACCTTCCTGACCCAGATGGAACAGATACTGGGCACGTGCCTCGACCGCCGCATCCGCGTCGTCGCCAACGCGGGAGGGCTCAACCCCCGCGGTCTCGCGACCCGGCTGGAGCAGCTCGCGGCGCGTCTCGGGCTCAGCGCCCGTATCGCCTGGACCGACGGCGACGACGTGCTCGGCAGCCTCGCGCAGCTTCAGCGCGACGGGCATGAGCTGCGTCATCTCGACACCGGACGGCGCCTCGCCGAGCTCGACGCGGAGCCGGTGACCGCCAACGCCTACCTCGGCGCCTGGCCCATCGCCCGCGGACTCGAGGAGGGTGCCGACGTGATCGTCACCGGTCGCGTCACCGATGCGTCGGTCGTCGTCGGGCCCGCCGCATGGTGGCATGGCTGGGGCGAGGAGGACTGGGACCGCCTCGCCGGTGCCGTCGTCGCGGGACACCTGATCGAGTGCAGCACGCAGGTGACGGGCGGCAACTTCAGCTTCCTCGCCGACCTCCGCGAGCACCGGATGCCCGGCTATCCGATCGCCGAGATCGAGGCGGACGGCTCGAGCGTCATCACAAAGAACCCGGGAACCGGAGGACTCGTCTCGGTCGACACCGTCTGCGCACAGCTCCTCTACGAGATCGGCGGTCCGGCCTACGGCGGACCCGACGTCACGACCTGGTTCGACGCCGTCACCCTGCTCGAGGAGGCACCGGACCGCGTGCGGGTGTCGGGCACGCGTGGAACACCGCCGGCGGGCGAGGCGAAGGTCGCCGTCAACTACCAGGGCGGCTATCGCAACACCATGACGCTGGGGCTGACGGCGCCCGACATCGAGCAGAAGGCGGCGCTCGCCGAGACCCTGCTGTGGGAGCGGCTCGGCGGACGCGACTCGTTCGACGGCGCCGACGTGCGGCTGCTGTCGAGCCGGCCGGATGCCGACGTGCAGGCCGACGCGACCGCTCATCTGACCGTGACCGTCAAGGACCGCGATCCGAAGAAGGTCGGACGCCGGTTCTCCAACGCCGTCCTCGAGCTCATCCTCGGGGGCTACGCAGGCGCCTATGCGACGACGCCGCCGTCGTCGGAGAGCGCTTTCGGCGTGTACTGGCCCACGCTCATCCCGGCCGCGGCGGTCACGCCCACGCTGCATCTGGACGACGGCTCCGAGAAGGTCTTCCCGTTGCACCCGGGCGACCCGGCCCGTGCGGCCGTCTCGCCCGTGCCCGCTCCCGAGCCACCGCGGTGGCACGGCGGCGGCGAGACGATCGAGCGTCCGCTCGGGGTCATCGCGGGGACCCGTTCGGGCGACAAGGGCGGCAACGCCAACGTCGGAGTGTGGACCCGCACAGACGCCGAGTACGCGTGGCTCCACGGTTTCCTCACCGCAGAGCGCTTCCAGCAGCTGCTCCCCGAGACGAAGACGTTCGAGGTGCGCCGCTACGAGCTGCCGAACCTGCGGGCGCTGAACTTCGTGGTCGTCGGCCTCCTCGGCGACGGCGTCGCCTCGTCGACGCGGCCCGATGCGCAGGCCAAGGGGCTCGGCGAGTTCCTGCGTTCGCGGCCCGTCCCGGTGCCGCGCGAGCTGCTCGAGGAGGAAGGCTGA
- a CDS encoding enoyl-CoA hydratase-related protein, which produces MSDDVLYERRGPVAWITINRPETRNVLSRSVREGLFAATRRFVDDDASVMVLTGAGDKAFCAGGDLKEMSGEALRVPPPDYVPQFERNIQVDKPIVAAVNGVAYAGGFLLAQNVDLIVAAEHARFAVTEVKVGRGAPWAAPLPWWMPPRVALELLLTGDPLTAQRAYELGFVNRVVPAADLVDATQELAERVAAGAPLSVRAAKATVYTMRERPLAQAYAEAERVFEPAYLSEDAQEGPRAFAERRSPVWKGR; this is translated from the coding sequence ATGAGCGACGACGTCCTCTACGAGCGACGAGGGCCGGTCGCCTGGATCACGATCAACCGGCCCGAGACGCGCAACGTGCTCAGCCGCTCGGTCCGCGAGGGCCTGTTCGCTGCGACGCGCCGCTTCGTCGACGACGACGCGAGCGTCATGGTGCTGACGGGAGCGGGCGACAAGGCGTTCTGTGCCGGCGGCGATCTCAAGGAGATGTCGGGTGAGGCGCTGCGCGTGCCGCCGCCCGACTACGTGCCCCAGTTCGAGCGGAACATCCAGGTCGACAAGCCCATCGTCGCCGCCGTCAACGGGGTCGCCTACGCCGGCGGCTTCCTGCTCGCGCAGAACGTCGACCTGATCGTCGCCGCCGAGCACGCGCGCTTCGCGGTCACCGAGGTCAAGGTGGGCCGCGGCGCCCCGTGGGCGGCGCCGCTGCCGTGGTGGATGCCGCCCCGCGTGGCGCTCGAGCTGCTGCTGACCGGTGACCCCCTCACGGCGCAGCGGGCCTACGAGCTGGGCTTCGTCAACCGGGTCGTGCCCGCGGCCGACCTCGTCGACGCGACGCAGGAGCTCGCGGAGCGCGTCGCGGCGGGCGCCCCGCTCTCGGTGCGGGCGGCGAAGGCGACCGTCTATACGATGCGCGAGCGTCCGCTCGCCCAGGCCTACGCGGAAGCCGAGCGCGTCTTCGAGCCGGCATACCTGTCCGAGGATGCGCAGGAAGGGCCGCGCGCGTTCGCCGAGCGCCGCTCGCCCGTGTGGAAGGGACGATGA
- a CDS encoding acetyl/propionyl/methylcrotonyl-CoA carboxylase subunit alpha has product MTADTTATPRIRRLLIANRGEIAVRIIRTARAMGVETVAVFSDADAGALFVREADRAVRLPGVVPADTYLRGDLVIEAARRTGADAVHPGYGFLSENAEFARAVAAAGLIFVGPSPEAIDAMGSKIRAKELMASSGVPVLPGATVTAEHDDAALVTLGDRIGYPVLVKASAGGGGRGMRIVWAAGELAGAVASARREAGSAFGDDTVFLEKYVTAPRHVEVQIFGDTTGRVISLFERECSIQRRYQKIVEESPSPAVTPALRERLSTAAVAAGEALGYLGAGTVEFVLDASGDFFFLEVNTRLQVEHPVTEFITGLDLVRLQLLVAQGEALPQDALSARIQGHAIEARLYAEDPSAGFLPTSGLLRDFTLDQGVRADTGFSPGDTVSIHYDPMLAKLVAHAPTRGEAASVLARALERSRIHGVGTNRDLLVGILREPEFLAGDTDTAYLDRHAVAELSRTDRAVTAPAAAAVLALREHRRTSSVVQQSITPGFRTLVSQPALVRLSHDETEHDVRYRVEGSRAEISVDGVSVGDVRFEVASDGADRYVLVLEIDGDRQRFEVALHGDLIDVDGPQGGVELARVDLLPEPGSQVAQGSLTAPMPGSVVRIAVEPGQQVRQGEPILVLEAMKMEHVVSAPADGLVEAVLVVAGQQVDIGEVLAVVGEEQE; this is encoded by the coding sequence ATGACTGCTGACACGACCGCGACGCCGCGCATCCGCCGGCTCCTGATCGCCAACCGCGGCGAGATCGCCGTCCGCATCATCCGCACCGCTCGCGCGATGGGCGTCGAGACGGTGGCCGTCTTCTCGGACGCCGACGCCGGCGCCCTGTTCGTCCGCGAGGCCGATCGCGCCGTGCGGCTGCCCGGCGTCGTCCCCGCCGACACCTACCTGCGCGGCGATCTCGTGATCGAGGCCGCGCGACGCACGGGCGCGGACGCCGTGCACCCCGGTTACGGCTTCCTGTCGGAGAACGCGGAGTTCGCCCGCGCCGTCGCGGCCGCGGGGCTCATCTTCGTCGGGCCCAGTCCCGAGGCGATCGACGCGATGGGGTCGAAGATCCGCGCCAAGGAGCTCATGGCCTCCTCCGGCGTGCCCGTGCTGCCGGGCGCGACCGTCACGGCCGAGCACGACGACGCGGCCCTCGTGACTCTCGGCGACCGGATCGGCTACCCCGTGCTCGTCAAGGCGTCTGCGGGCGGCGGCGGACGCGGCATGCGCATCGTCTGGGCGGCCGGCGAGCTGGCGGGCGCCGTCGCGTCGGCACGCCGTGAGGCGGGCTCCGCCTTCGGCGACGACACCGTCTTCCTGGAGAAGTACGTCACGGCGCCGCGTCACGTCGAGGTGCAGATCTTCGGCGACACGACGGGCCGCGTCATCAGCCTCTTCGAGCGCGAGTGCTCGATCCAGCGGCGCTACCAGAAGATCGTCGAGGAGTCGCCGTCGCCGGCCGTGACCCCCGCTCTGCGGGAGCGGCTGAGCACCGCCGCCGTCGCGGCGGGCGAGGCGCTCGGCTATCTCGGGGCGGGCACCGTCGAGTTCGTCCTCGACGCGAGCGGCGATTTCTTCTTCCTCGAGGTGAACACACGCCTGCAGGTCGAGCATCCCGTGACCGAGTTCATCACGGGCCTCGATCTCGTGCGGCTGCAGCTGCTCGTCGCGCAGGGCGAGGCCCTTCCGCAGGATGCGCTGTCGGCCCGCATCCAGGGTCACGCCATCGAGGCGCGGCTCTATGCCGAGGATCCGTCCGCGGGCTTCCTGCCGACGTCGGGCCTGCTGCGCGACTTCACGCTCGACCAGGGCGTGCGCGCCGACACGGGCTTCTCGCCCGGCGACACCGTGAGCATCCACTACGATCCGATGCTCGCGAAGCTCGTGGCGCACGCCCCGACACGCGGCGAGGCCGCGTCGGTGCTCGCACGGGCACTGGAGCGCAGCCGCATCCACGGCGTCGGCACGAACCGCGACCTGCTCGTCGGCATCCTGCGCGAGCCCGAGTTCCTCGCGGGAGACACCGACACGGCCTATCTCGACCGGCACGCCGTCGCCGAGCTCTCCCGCACCGACCGTGCGGTCACCGCTCCCGCCGCGGCCGCCGTGCTGGCGCTGCGGGAGCACCGCCGCACGAGCAGCGTGGTACAGCAGAGCATCACCCCCGGCTTCCGCACGCTCGTCTCGCAGCCCGCGCTCGTGCGCTTGTCGCACGACGAGACCGAGCACGACGTGCGCTACCGCGTCGAAGGATCTCGCGCCGAGATCTCGGTCGACGGCGTCTCCGTCGGCGATGTGCGGTTCGAGGTGGCGTCGGACGGAGCGGATCGCTACGTCCTCGTGCTCGAGATCGACGGCGACCGTCAGCGGTTCGAGGTCGCGCTGCACGGCGATCTCATCGACGTCGACGGACCGCAGGGCGGCGTCGAACTGGCCCGGGTCGACCTGCTGCCCGAGCCGGGCTCGCAGGTCGCGCAGGGCTCTCTGACCGCGCCCATGCCGGGCTCCGTCGTGCGGATCGCGGTCGAGCCAGGACAGCAGGTTCGTCAGGGTGAGCCGATCCTCGTCCTGGAGGCGATGAAGATGGAGCACGTGGTCAGCGCGCCCGCCGACGGGCTCGTGGAGGCCGTGCTCGTCGTCGCCGGGCAGCAGGTCGACATCGGCGAGGTGCTCGCCGTGGTCGGAGAGGAACAGGAATGA
- a CDS encoding acyl-CoA carboxylase subunit beta → MSVLTSRLDVADEDFRANRAAGLALIAELDAENAAVVAGGGEKAVARHHARGRLTVRERIELLLDPDTAFLELSTLAGWGTGFTVGGVIVTGIGVVSGTECMIIAHEPTVKGGTMNPYTLRKNLRALEIARVNRLPVLYLVESGGADLPTQADLFIPAGRIFHELTALSAAGVPSISLVFGNSTAGGAYVPGMSDYAVLVDKQAQVFLGGPPLVKMATGEDADGEELGGAAMHSRVSGVSDYFAVDERDAIRIGRQIVSRLNWRKHGPAPRGVPRPPRYPAEEILGIVSRDQRVPFDPREILARLVDDSDFDEYKALYGTSLVTGWASLHGYPIGVLANHRGVLFGEEAKKAAEFILLANQTDTPLVFLQNTTGYIVGSAYEQAGIIKDGAKMINAVANSAVPHLTVNMAASFGAGNYGMSGRAYDPRFLFSWPNMRQAVMGAPQLAGVLSIVGRAAAERSGRPFDEEADERQRRQIEEQIEAESHAYFMSGRLYDDGIIDPRHTRDVLGIALSATHSAPVAGRRGFGVFRM, encoded by the coding sequence ATGAGCGTTCTCACGAGCAGGCTCGACGTCGCCGACGAGGACTTCCGCGCCAACCGCGCGGCGGGGCTCGCGCTCATCGCCGAGCTCGACGCCGAGAACGCCGCCGTGGTCGCCGGTGGCGGCGAGAAGGCCGTCGCCCGCCACCACGCCCGCGGGCGGCTGACGGTGCGCGAGCGCATCGAGCTGCTGCTCGATCCCGACACCGCCTTCCTCGAGCTGTCCACGCTCGCCGGATGGGGCACGGGCTTCACCGTGGGCGGCGTCATCGTCACGGGCATCGGCGTGGTCAGCGGCACGGAATGCATGATCATCGCGCACGAGCCCACCGTCAAGGGCGGCACGATGAACCCCTACACGCTGCGCAAGAACCTGCGCGCGCTGGAGATCGCCCGGGTCAACCGGCTGCCCGTGCTCTACCTCGTGGAGTCGGGCGGCGCCGACCTGCCGACGCAGGCCGACCTGTTCATCCCGGCGGGGCGGATCTTCCACGAGCTCACGGCGCTGTCGGCGGCGGGCGTGCCGTCGATCTCCCTCGTGTTCGGCAACTCGACCGCCGGCGGCGCGTACGTCCCCGGCATGAGCGACTACGCCGTGCTCGTCGACAAGCAGGCGCAGGTCTTCCTCGGCGGCCCGCCGCTCGTGAAGATGGCCACGGGCGAGGACGCCGACGGCGAGGAGCTGGGCGGCGCGGCGATGCACTCGCGCGTCTCGGGCGTGAGCGACTACTTCGCCGTCGACGAGCGCGACGCGATCCGCATCGGGCGGCAGATCGTCTCGCGGCTGAACTGGCGCAAGCACGGGCCGGCGCCGCGCGGCGTCCCGCGTCCGCCCCGGTACCCCGCCGAGGAGATCCTCGGCATCGTCTCCCGCGACCAGCGCGTGCCGTTCGACCCGCGCGAGATCCTCGCGCGTCTCGTCGACGACTCCGACTTCGACGAGTACAAGGCCCTGTACGGCACGTCGCTCGTCACGGGGTGGGCGAGCCTGCACGGCTACCCGATCGGCGTCCTCGCGAACCACCGCGGCGTGCTCTTCGGCGAGGAGGCGAAGAAGGCCGCCGAGTTCATCCTGCTGGCCAACCAGACCGACACGCCGCTCGTCTTCCTGCAGAACACGACGGGCTACATCGTCGGCTCGGCCTACGAGCAGGCCGGCATCATCAAGGACGGCGCGAAGATGATCAACGCCGTCGCCAACAGCGCGGTGCCGCACCTCACCGTGAACATGGCCGCGTCCTTCGGCGCCGGCAACTACGGGATGAGCGGGCGCGCCTACGATCCGCGCTTCCTGTTCAGCTGGCCCAACATGCGCCAGGCGGTCATGGGCGCGCCCCAGCTCGCGGGCGTGCTCTCGATCGTGGGACGTGCCGCCGCCGAGAGGTCGGGCCGTCCGTTCGACGAAGAGGCCGACGAGCGCCAGCGCCGGCAGATCGAGGAGCAGATCGAGGCCGAGTCGCACGCCTACTTCATGTCCGGCCGGCTCTACGACGACGGCATCATCGACCCGCGGCACACGCGTGACGTGCTCGGGATCGCGCTGTCCGCCACGCACTCCGCACCCGTCGCCGGCCGTCGCGGCTTCGGCGTCTTCCGAATGTGA
- a CDS encoding 3-hydroxyacyl-CoA dehydrogenase NAD-binding domain-containing protein, whose product MSESTTITWHRDDDGIVVLTFDDPASSANTMSEAYVASMAATLDRLDAEAENIAGVVLTSAKKTFFAGGNLGEILSYTAEDTPRVVAVSDTIKAQLRRLESFGRPVVAAIGGAALGGGLEIALATHHRIVADVRGAVVGLPEVGLGLLPGGGGVIRSVRLLGVVPAVRDVLLTGRRFSPAEAREIGLVDEVVSSAGELVPAAKAWIAANPEATQPWDRRGFQLPGSRFYWQAPAAELGALSAGLRKQTKGAPAPAARAIIAAAVEGALLDIETAGRIESRYFASIATGTIAKNLIQSTFFDLQAVNAGGSRPAGIPQRTVSRLAVLGAGMMGAGIAYVAAKAGIDIVLKDVSLEAAQRGKAYSEKLVAAQVSRGRLAQADADALLARIVASDDDADLAGADAVVEAVFESVAVKHEVFQRAEAVVDPGALLASNTSTLPITVLAEGVQRPEDFIGIHFFSPVDRMPLVEIIVGERTSDETLARAFDLARQLGKTPIVVGDSRGFFTSRTIISFLNEAVAAVGEGVEPQRIEQAALQAGYPAGPLQLIDELTLTLPQRIRKEAEAAAGGAPRVEHGSAAVIDAMIETHGRPGRSGGGGFYDYDESGRRLRIWPGLRDAFGSGRADTPLKDLQERMLFAEALEAVHCLDQGVLRSVRDANVGSLLGIGFPAWTGGVLQYINSYPGGPAGFAERADELAGFYGEHFRPPASLREKAAAGARYEDEVQG is encoded by the coding sequence ATGAGCGAGAGCACGACCATCACGTGGCACCGAGACGACGACGGGATCGTCGTCCTGACCTTCGACGACCCGGCATCGTCGGCGAACACCATGAGCGAGGCATACGTCGCGTCGATGGCGGCGACCCTCGATCGTCTCGACGCGGAGGCGGAGAACATCGCCGGCGTGGTCCTCACGTCTGCGAAGAAGACGTTCTTCGCCGGGGGAAACCTGGGCGAGATCCTCTCCTACACGGCAGAGGACACACCGCGCGTCGTGGCGGTGTCCGACACGATCAAGGCGCAGCTGCGCCGGCTGGAGAGCTTCGGACGACCCGTCGTCGCGGCGATCGGCGGCGCCGCCCTCGGCGGCGGCCTGGAGATCGCGCTCGCGACCCACCACAGGATCGTGGCCGATGTGCGCGGCGCGGTCGTGGGCCTGCCCGAGGTCGGGCTCGGGCTGCTGCCGGGCGGAGGCGGCGTGATCCGCTCCGTGCGCCTGCTCGGCGTCGTTCCCGCGGTGCGCGACGTGCTCCTCACAGGGCGCCGGTTCTCGCCCGCGGAGGCGCGGGAGATCGGGCTCGTCGACGAGGTCGTCTCGTCGGCCGGCGAGCTCGTGCCCGCCGCCAAGGCGTGGATCGCGGCGAACCCCGAGGCGACCCAGCCCTGGGACCGGCGGGGCTTCCAGCTGCCCGGCAGCCGCTTCTACTGGCAGGCGCCCGCCGCCGAGCTGGGCGCTCTGTCGGCCGGCCTGCGCAAGCAGACCAAGGGCGCCCCGGCGCCGGCCGCGCGCGCCATCATCGCCGCCGCTGTCGAGGGCGCGCTCCTCGACATCGAGACCGCGGGGCGCATCGAGAGCCGCTACTTCGCGAGCATCGCGACCGGCACGATCGCGAAGAACCTCATCCAGTCGACGTTCTTCGACCTGCAGGCCGTCAACGCGGGCGGCAGCCGGCCCGCCGGCATCCCGCAGCGCACGGTGAGTCGCCTTGCCGTGCTCGGCGCCGGGATGATGGGCGCGGGCATCGCCTACGTCGCCGCGAAGGCCGGGATCGACATCGTGCTGAAGGACGTCTCGCTCGAGGCGGCGCAGCGCGGCAAGGCCTACTCCGAGAAGCTCGTGGCCGCCCAGGTCAGCCGCGGACGCCTCGCGCAGGCAGACGCCGACGCGCTCCTGGCGCGCATCGTCGCGAGCGACGACGACGCCGACCTGGCCGGCGCCGACGCGGTCGTGGAGGCGGTCTTCGAGTCGGTCGCCGTCAAGCACGAGGTCTTCCAGCGCGCCGAGGCGGTCGTGGACCCCGGCGCGCTGCTCGCCTCGAACACCTCGACGCTGCCGATCACGGTCCTCGCCGAGGGCGTACAGCGGCCCGAGGACTTCATCGGCATCCACTTCTTCTCGCCTGTCGACAGGATGCCGCTGGTCGAGATCATCGTGGGCGAGCGCACGAGCGACGAGACGCTGGCCCGCGCCTTCGACCTGGCCCGGCAGCTCGGCAAGACGCCGATCGTCGTCGGCGACAGCCGCGGATTCTTCACGAGTCGCACCATCATCTCCTTCCTCAACGAGGCGGTCGCCGCCGTCGGCGAGGGCGTCGAGCCGCAGCGGATCGAGCAGGCCGCCCTGCAGGCCGGCTACCCCGCCGGCCCGCTCCAGCTGATCGACGAGCTGACCCTGACGCTGCCGCAGCGCATCCGCAAGGAGGCGGAGGCGGCCGCGGGCGGTGCCCCGCGCGTCGAGCACGGCTCGGCTGCCGTGATCGACGCGATGATCGAGACGCACGGACGCCCGGGCCGCTCCGGCGGCGGCGGATTCTACGACTACGACGAGTCGGGGCGCCGCCTGCGCATCTGGCCCGGGCTGCGCGACGCGTTCGGCTCCGGCCGCGCCGACACGCCGCTGAAGGACCTGCAGGAGCGGATGCTGTTCGCCGAGGCGCTGGAGGCCGTGCACTGCCTCGACCAGGGCGTGCTGCGCTCCGTGCGCGACGCGAACGTCGGATCGCTGCTGGGCATCGGCTTCCCCGCCTGGACGGGAGGCGTGCTGCAGTACATCAACTCCTATCCGGGCGGTCCCGCCGGCTTCGCCGAGCGCGCCGACGAGCTCGCCGGCTTCTACGGCGAGCACTTCCGCCCGCCCGCCTCGCTGCGCGAGAAGGCCGCGGCGGGCGCCCGCTACGAAGACGAGGTCCAGGGATGA
- a CDS encoding acetyl-CoA C-acetyltransferase: MSQAYIYEAVRTPRGKVRKGSLQSVKPLDLVTCLVDEVRDRLPDLDPAAVDDIVLGVVSPVGDQGGDIAKAVAIAAGLPDTVAGVQLNRFCGSGLEAVNVAAQKVSSGWEHLVFAGGVESMSRVEMLSDGGPLFNDPTTTYDSYIVPQGIGADLIATIEGFSREDVDRFAVRSQERAEAAWQQGRFARSVVPVRDVNGLVVLDRDEHRRPGTTVESLADLKPAFAAAGAAGFDAVALQRYTDVERIEHVHHGGNSSGIVDGAALVVIGSETAADRFGLTPRGRIVATAVSGADPTIMLTGPTPATRKVLDVARLTVDDIDLFEINEAFASVALKWVRDLDLPWEKVNVNGGAIAMGHPLGATGAMLVGTVLDELEHRGARRGLITLCIGGGMAIATIIERV, encoded by the coding sequence ATGTCACAGGCATACATCTACGAGGCGGTGCGCACACCGCGCGGCAAGGTCAGGAAGGGGTCGCTGCAGAGCGTCAAGCCCCTTGACCTCGTCACGTGCCTCGTCGACGAGGTGCGCGACCGGCTGCCGGACCTGGACCCGGCGGCGGTCGACGACATCGTGCTCGGCGTGGTCTCGCCCGTCGGCGACCAGGGCGGCGACATCGCGAAGGCGGTCGCGATCGCCGCGGGCCTTCCCGACACCGTCGCGGGCGTGCAGCTCAACCGGTTCTGCGGATCGGGCCTCGAAGCGGTCAACGTCGCCGCGCAGAAGGTGAGCTCGGGCTGGGAGCACCTCGTGTTCGCGGGCGGCGTCGAGTCGATGTCGCGCGTCGAGATGCTCAGCGACGGTGGCCCGCTGTTCAATGACCCCACGACGACCTATGACTCGTACATCGTGCCCCAGGGCATCGGTGCAGACCTCATCGCGACGATCGAGGGCTTCAGCCGCGAAGACGTCGACCGGTTCGCCGTACGCTCCCAGGAGCGCGCCGAGGCGGCCTGGCAGCAGGGCAGGTTCGCCCGGTCGGTCGTGCCGGTCCGCGACGTGAACGGCCTCGTCGTCCTCGACCGTGACGAGCATCGCCGACCGGGCACCACCGTCGAGTCGCTCGCCGACCTGAAGCCCGCCTTCGCAGCGGCCGGCGCCGCGGGGTTCGACGCCGTCGCCCTGCAGCGATACACCGACGTGGAGCGGATCGAGCACGTGCACCATGGGGGCAACTCCTCGGGGATCGTCGACGGTGCCGCCTTGGTCGTCATCGGCAGCGAGACCGCCGCCGACCGGTTCGGGCTGACCCCTCGTGGCCGGATCGTGGCGACCGCCGTCAGCGGCGCCGACCCCACCATCATGCTCACCGGCCCGACGCCCGCGACCCGCAAGGTGCTCGACGTCGCCCGTCTGACCGTCGACGACATCGATCTGTTCGAGATCAACGAGGCCTTCGCCTCCGTGGCGTTGAAGTGGGTCAGGGATCTCGACCTGCCCTGGGAGAAGGTCAACGTCAACGGAGGCGCCATCGCGATGGGCCACCCTCTCGGCGCGACGGGCGCGATGCTCGTCGGCACCGTCCTCGACGAGCTCGAGCACCGCGGGGCCCGGCGAGGACTCATCACGCTGTGCATCGGCGGGGGCATGGCGATCGCGACGATCATCGAGCGGGTCTGA
- a CDS encoding NAD(P)H-dependent flavin oxidoreductase, with product MTLPENVSARLRLPAIAAPMTGVSGIELVAAACEAGVIGSFPVHNARRDTSLGDWLTTLERRLQQSEGTPAPFAPNLIMHSSNRYRDEELATLVAHGVELVITSVGSPARAVEPLHAVGALVLADVATLAHAEKALEAGADGLVLLTAGAGGQTGWLNPFAFVRGVRAFFDGPIVLAGGISDGVSAFAAEVLGADLVYLGTRVIATEESLADDAYRAALVAATADDVVLSSAVGGLPANLLRSWIERNDADVAQGDYQQERLLGWQGVWSAGHAVAGVTEVLPVRDVIAELIDQYEAARAALRNPGA from the coding sequence ATGACGCTGCCCGAGAACGTGTCGGCACGGCTCCGACTGCCCGCGATCGCGGCGCCGATGACCGGTGTGTCCGGCATCGAGCTGGTCGCGGCCGCGTGCGAAGCAGGCGTCATCGGATCTTTTCCCGTGCACAACGCGCGACGCGACACGTCGCTCGGCGACTGGCTGACCACACTGGAGCGACGCCTGCAGCAGTCGGAGGGCACGCCGGCCCCGTTCGCGCCGAACCTCATCATGCACAGCTCGAACCGCTACCGTGACGAGGAGCTCGCGACCCTCGTCGCACACGGTGTGGAGCTCGTGATCACGAGCGTGGGCTCTCCGGCTCGAGCGGTGGAGCCGCTGCACGCTGTCGGCGCACTCGTGCTGGCCGACGTCGCGACCCTCGCGCACGCAGAGAAGGCGCTGGAGGCTGGAGCCGACGGACTCGTGCTGCTCACCGCCGGCGCCGGAGGGCAGACGGGATGGTTGAATCCGTTCGCCTTCGTCCGCGGAGTCCGCGCCTTCTTCGACGGGCCGATCGTGCTCGCGGGCGGCATCTCCGATGGGGTGTCAGCGTTCGCCGCCGAGGTGCTCGGCGCCGACCTCGTCTACCTGGGCACGCGCGTCATCGCGACCGAGGAGAGCCTCGCCGACGATGCCTACCGGGCAGCGCTCGTCGCGGCGACTGCAGACGACGTCGTGCTCTCCAGCGCGGTCGGCGGGCTGCCTGCCAACCTTCTCCGGTCTTGGATCGAGCGCAACGACGCTGACGTGGCCCAAGGGGACTACCAGCAGGAGCGGTTGCTCGGCTGGCAGGGCGTATGGAGCGCCGGGCACGCAGTGGCCGGCGTCACAGAAGTGCTTCCGGTCCGCGACGTGATCGCGGAGCTGATCGACCAATACGAGGCCGCGCGTGCGGCGCTCCGGAATCCAGGCGCGTGA